A stretch of Exiguobacterium sp. BMC-KP DNA encodes these proteins:
- the pyrH gene encoding UMP kinase, with the protein MQPKYNRIVLKLSGEALAGDQGFGINPVIVKSISEQIRELIELNVEVAVVVGAGNIWRGKTGAELGMDRANADYMGMLATVMNSLALQDSLEDVGVETRVQTSIEMRQVAEPYIRRRAMRHLEKGRVVIFAAGTGNPYFSTDTTAALRAAEIEAEVILMAKNNVDGVYSADPNVDPEAKKFETLSYLDVLKDGLQVMDSTATSLCMDNDIPLIVFSLMEEGNIKRVVIGDEIGTIVRGK; encoded by the coding sequence ATGCAACCGAAATATAACCGGATTGTGTTAAAATTGAGCGGAGAAGCGCTCGCAGGAGATCAAGGGTTTGGGATCAATCCTGTCATCGTCAAATCTATCTCGGAACAGATTCGCGAATTAATTGAATTGAATGTCGAAGTAGCGGTCGTTGTCGGAGCTGGAAATATTTGGCGTGGTAAAACAGGAGCAGAACTTGGGATGGACCGGGCCAATGCCGATTATATGGGGATGCTAGCGACAGTCATGAACTCGCTTGCGCTTCAAGACAGTTTAGAAGATGTAGGTGTTGAAACGCGTGTTCAAACATCAATCGAGATGCGCCAAGTAGCAGAACCATATATCCGTCGCCGCGCAATGCGTCACCTGGAAAAAGGGCGCGTTGTCATCTTTGCAGCAGGTACAGGGAATCCGTACTTCTCGACTGATACGACGGCTGCGCTTCGTGCGGCAGAAATCGAAGCAGAAGTCATCTTGATGGCAAAAAACAACGTCGATGGTGTGTACTCAGCTGATCCAAATGTTGATCCAGAAGCGAAGAAATTCGAGACACTTTCTTACTTGGATGTTTTAAAAGATGGACTTCAAGTCATGGATTCTACAGCTACATCACTTTGTATGGACAATGACATCCCGCTCATCGTCTTCTCGTTGATGGAAGAAGGAAACATCAAACGTGTCGTCATCGGTGACGAAATCGGGACAATCGTAAGGGGGAAATAA
- the tsf gene encoding translation elongation factor Ts: MAITAAMVKELREKTGAGMLDCKKALVETDGDMNAAVDFLREKGIAKAAAKGDRIAAEGLTAVAVDGNKAALVEINSETDFVAKNERFQTLVQNIADAVLRNGSETAEAALASEYEAGKTIDTYISEEASTIGEKISLRRVALFTKADDAAFGSYLHMGGRIGSVVVIEGTTDETVAKDVAMHIAAARPLYVDRTSVTEEEKAREEKVLTEQALNEGKPANIVEKMIVGRMNKFFEEICLVDQTFVKDPDFKVGKYVESKGGKVVSFVRFEVGEGMEKREENFAEEVMNQLKK; this comes from the coding sequence ATGGCTATTACAGCAGCAATGGTTAAAGAACTTCGTGAAAAAACAGGTGCAGGTATGCTAGACTGCAAAAAAGCACTCGTTGAAACTGACGGTGACATGAACGCAGCAGTAGATTTCTTGCGTGAAAAAGGAATCGCTAAAGCAGCAGCAAAAGGCGATCGTATCGCAGCTGAAGGGTTGACTGCAGTTGCAGTTGATGGCAACAAAGCAGCACTCGTCGAAATCAACTCAGAAACAGACTTCGTTGCGAAAAACGAACGTTTCCAAACGCTCGTTCAAAACATCGCTGATGCTGTTCTTCGTAACGGTTCTGAGACTGCTGAAGCAGCGCTCGCTTCTGAATACGAAGCAGGTAAAACAATCGACACGTACATCTCAGAAGAAGCTTCTACAATCGGAGAGAAAATTTCACTCCGTCGCGTAGCTCTCTTCACAAAAGCAGATGACGCAGCATTCGGTTCTTACCTCCACATGGGTGGACGCATCGGTTCAGTCGTCGTTATCGAAGGTACGACAGATGAAACAGTTGCAAAAGACGTTGCAATGCACATCGCAGCAGCTCGTCCACTTTACGTTGACCGTACTTCTGTTACAGAAGAAGAAAAAGCACGTGAAGAAAAAGTTCTTACTGAGCAAGCATTGAACGAAGGAAAACCAGCTAACATCGTTGAAAAAATGATCGTTGGTCGTATGAACAAGTTCTTCGAGGAAATCTGCCTCGTCGATCAAACGTTCGTTAAGGATCCAGACTTCAAAGTTGGTAAATATGTAGAATCTAAAGGCGGTAAAGTCGTGTCATTCGTACGCTTCGAAGTTGGAGAAGGTATGGAAAAACGCGAAGAGAACTTCGCTGAAGAAGTTATGAACCAACTTAAAAAATAA
- the rpsB gene encoding 30S ribosomal protein S2 — protein sequence MAVISMKQLLEAGVHFGHQTRRWNPKMAKYIFTERNGIYIIDLQKTVKKVDEAYNFIREVASEGGNVLFVGTKKQAQDTVKEEAIRAGQYFINERWLGGTLTNFSTIKKRINRLKQLEKMEENGTFEVLPKKEVIILKKEMTRLEKFLGGIKDMPGVPDALFIVDPRKERIAIAEAHKLNIPIVAIVDTNCDPDEIDYVIPANDDAIRAVKLLTGKMADAILEVKQGEDNVAPETTEEVVADAE from the coding sequence ATGGCAGTAATCTCGATGAAACAATTGTTAGAAGCTGGTGTACACTTCGGTCACCAAACACGCCGTTGGAACCCAAAAATGGCGAAATACATCTTCACAGAACGGAACGGAATCTACATCATCGACCTTCAAAAAACGGTCAAAAAAGTAGACGAAGCTTATAACTTCATCCGTGAAGTAGCGTCTGAAGGCGGAAACGTTCTTTTCGTTGGTACGAAAAAACAAGCACAAGACACTGTGAAAGAAGAAGCGATCCGTGCAGGACAATACTTCATCAACGAACGTTGGTTGGGTGGAACTCTCACGAACTTCTCTACAATCAAAAAACGTATCAACCGTTTGAAACAACTCGAAAAAATGGAAGAGAACGGTACATTCGAAGTTCTTCCTAAAAAAGAAGTCATCATTCTTAAAAAAGAAATGACTCGTCTTGAGAAATTCCTCGGCGGTATCAAAGATATGCCAGGCGTTCCGGATGCACTCTTCATCGTTGACCCACGCAAAGAGCGTATCGCGATTGCAGAAGCACACAAACTCAACATCCCAATCGTTGCGATTGTTGATACTAACTGTGATCCAGACGAAATCGACTACGTCATCCCAGCGAACGACGATGCGATCCGTGCAGTCAAATTGCTCACTGGTAAAATGGCTGACGCAATCCTCGAAGTTAAACAAGGCGAAGATAACGTAGCACCTGAAACTACTGAAGAAGTAGTAGCAGACGCTGAGTAA
- a CDS encoding FliA/WhiG family RNA polymerase sigma factor, protein MREELQQLWDRWLSTRDITVADELLLNYEPLVQYHVQRLSATLPKSVDRDELKSLGMMGLYDALQKFDQNHNNKFDTYAAFRIRGAILDGLRKIDWLPRSLREKAKRVEAAVEILEQSLQRTPTIEEVSSIVEMSTDEVKSALAESYFANVLSIDEAVTLQDEGKAMTVSYLDPDTATPEDMLLMRELIAKLAEEVKELSEKEQLVVSLFYYEELTLTEIGEILELSTSRISQIHSKALRKLKNALGSAYLADRVAM, encoded by the coding sequence ATGCGTGAGGAATTACAACAACTTTGGGATCGATGGCTATCGACACGTGATATCACGGTAGCAGATGAATTACTTTTGAATTACGAGCCCCTCGTTCAATATCATGTTCAACGCCTAAGTGCAACATTACCTAAAAGTGTCGATCGGGATGAATTGAAAAGTTTAGGAATGATGGGATTGTACGATGCTCTTCAAAAATTCGATCAAAATCATAATAATAAATTCGACACGTATGCCGCCTTTCGGATTCGAGGAGCAATTCTAGATGGATTGCGAAAAATCGATTGGTTACCACGTTCTTTACGAGAAAAAGCAAAGCGGGTCGAAGCAGCTGTTGAAATACTAGAGCAATCTCTTCAAAGAACTCCGACGATTGAAGAAGTATCTTCGATCGTGGAAATGTCTACGGATGAAGTGAAGAGTGCGTTAGCTGAAAGTTATTTTGCAAACGTATTATCGATTGATGAAGCCGTCACCTTACAAGATGAAGGCAAAGCAATGACCGTTTCCTATCTAGACCCTGATACTGCGACTCCGGAAGACATGTTATTGATGCGTGAATTGATTGCTAAATTAGCAGAGGAAGTTAAAGAACTGTCTGAAAAAGAACAACTGGTCGTTTCGTTGTTCTATTACGAAGAATTAACGTTGACCGAGATTGGAGAAATCCTTGAACTGTCTACATCTCGGATTTCTCAAATCCATTCCAAAGCATTACGTAAATTAAAAAATGCATTGGGAAGTGCATACTTAGCAGATCGTGTCGCAATGTGA
- a CDS encoding chemotaxis protein CheD gives MDELIRIGIAEYAISKQPVILRTAGLGSCVGVVIYDQERGLSSMAHVMLPDSAISRNREAEIGKFADTAILEIVKRLRANGALRLRAKIAGGAQMFQFKYEHESMRIGERNIASVKDMLQKTGIPLVAEDVGGTNGRTIEFHSKSGRLVIRTVNVGTLEI, from the coding sequence ATGGATGAACTCATACGCATTGGAATTGCAGAATACGCGATTAGTAAACAACCTGTCATTCTTCGTACTGCTGGACTTGGTTCTTGCGTTGGGGTCGTCATTTATGATCAAGAGCGAGGATTATCAAGTATGGCACATGTCATGTTGCCAGATTCAGCAATTAGTCGCAATCGCGAGGCTGAAATCGGTAAATTCGCAGATACTGCTATTCTAGAAATCGTAAAACGCCTACGAGCAAATGGTGCATTACGTTTACGCGCTAAGATTGCTGGTGGTGCACAGATGTTTCAATTCAAATACGAGCATGAATCAATGCGAATTGGAGAACGAAACATTGCGTCCGTCAAAGATATGTTACAAAAGACAGGAATCCCACTCGTTGCAGAAGATGTAGGTGGCACGAATGGACGGACGATCGAGTTCCACTCAAAGTCAGGACGTCTCGTTATCCGGACAGTAAATGTCGGGACGTTGGAAATATAG
- a CDS encoding chemotaxis protein CheC — MLNSDQKDIFKEIGNIGAGHAATALSTLLGKPIEIEVPSAELESFTTIIDRVGGAEAYTAGALLRFSGDIRATLLFLMPLHDAEKLIGQLMKSEFQFFSDSHEMGVSAWEEIGNILIGAYARSISDWLNLSLQVSVPASAFDMVGALLEVALLESSTPGNMALYIDTHLSSAGNELTGHLLLLPEANAFQTVFQRLGVDIDG, encoded by the coding sequence ATGCTTAACTCAGACCAAAAAGATATTTTCAAAGAAATTGGAAATATCGGAGCAGGTCATGCTGCTACAGCGTTATCTACACTATTAGGGAAACCGATTGAAATCGAAGTGCCGTCAGCCGAACTAGAATCGTTTACGACGATCATAGATCGTGTTGGTGGTGCAGAAGCTTACACTGCTGGTGCGTTGTTGCGGTTCTCAGGAGATATTCGAGCGACATTGCTTTTTTTAATGCCACTTCATGATGCAGAAAAGTTAATTGGACAGCTTATGAAATCTGAATTCCAATTTTTCTCTGATTCACATGAAATGGGGGTTTCTGCCTGGGAGGAAATCGGGAATATACTTATTGGTGCATATGCACGCTCGATTTCAGATTGGTTGAATTTATCCCTCCAAGTCAGCGTTCCTGCTTCTGCATTTGATATGGTTGGAGCTCTACTCGAGGTGGCATTGCTTGAATCTTCAACACCAGGAAATATGGCATTGTATATCGACACTCATCTTTCTAGTGCCGGGAATGAATTGACTGGACACTTGCTTCTCCTTCCTGAAGCAAATGCGTTTCAGACAGTTTTTCAGCGATTGGGTGTGGATATTGATGGATGA
- a CDS encoding chemotaxis protein CheW codes for MEQKWVVFQLEENSYGIDVQSVRSIERLIPITRIPNAASYVKGVINLRGVVTPVIDLRSRLGFDVIEETEETRIIIATLEHGDAGFIVDRANEVVESSEVRIEPLGEQKQEDASYLTAVAKGEDQLFSLIEPNRLFEDIVHA; via the coding sequence ATGGAACAAAAGTGGGTTGTTTTTCAACTAGAAGAGAATTCATATGGGATTGACGTACAATCTGTTCGTTCAATTGAACGTCTTATTCCCATTACACGAATTCCGAATGCTGCTTCTTACGTAAAAGGTGTAATCAATTTGCGTGGAGTTGTAACGCCTGTGATCGATTTACGTTCACGTTTAGGTTTTGACGTGATTGAAGAAACCGAAGAAACACGAATCATCATTGCCACACTTGAGCATGGAGACGCTGGATTCATCGTTGATCGAGCGAATGAAGTCGTAGAATCCTCTGAAGTTAGAATCGAGCCTTTGGGGGAACAAAAACAAGAAGATGCATCTTATCTAACGGCAGTCGCAAAAGGAGAAGACCAACTGTTTTCTTTAATCGAACCAAATCGATTATTTGAGGATATCGTTCATGCTTAA